CTCTTGGACCATGGCCACGTTGGTCTCCAGGATCAGGCGCTGGCGGGCGTCGGAGTTGAGGTCCTGGATGGTGCCCTCTGTGCCGGGCTCCGGCTGGTAGCCGGTGGCCTTGAGCATCGCGCGGACCTCGCGCAGGGCGTCGGCCTCGGACAGGTTGCCGTCCACAATGCCCTGGGAGCGATCCCTAAATCCCTGCACACGCGCATAGTGCCCCTGCCTGGCCGTCCAGTAGGAGCGCTCGCGGATATCCGGGTCCACGCCGTCCCAGTCCGCCGACGACATGCCGGCAGCAGGCACCGTGACCTTGGCACGCATGATATCCGAGGGAGAGGGCATTGCTGTTGAGTGAGGAGGGTTGAGAGTGGAGAGTTGAGCTGCTGTTACCTGTTAACTCCCCGTCCGGGGGACGGGAACAACCCCGGAGCTCCGGAGCCGTAGGCAGGGCGCGGTCCCTGGACGTAGGGGCGCTTACCGGGAGGCACGGGCATGCGGCCATCCGGACCGATCACCCGGTGGGTGCCGGCCCGGACGGCCTCCAGCCGCTCGCGGGCGGCTGTGTTGGCCTTATCCCGGTCCTCGGAGACCATCACCGCAAACCGCTTGAGCAGACGCCAGGCGATCATGTCCAGGGCCTCCGGCTTGAGCGTGCGCGGGATGGTGGTGTCGCTCTGCAGGTCCATCACATTGGCGGCGTTGGCAGCAATGGCCTCGCGCACGGCTGCCGTCACGTCCTGGATGATGCCGGGGATGACGGTGCCATCCGTGTCGGCGGCCGTGATGGCCTCCAGCTCCGCTCGGTCGATGGCCTCCGTGAGCATGTCCGCCGTCAATGTGATCCAGCTTGACATTGTTGTTGAGAGTAGAGGGTGGAGAGTTAAGAGTTGGGTTGCTCGTCCGGGGACTCCGGGGCGGGATCGTCGAGGTGCAGGATCATATCGACTATCGTGTCACACATGCCCAGGGTCTCGGCCGCCTTATGCAGGTCGAGGGTCTCGTAGGGCTTGGTACGGGCCAGCAAGCCGCCGATGATACCGCCGGCGATGATGGCTGTGATCTCCTGTCTGGGAGTCAAGCCGGCCTGGATGGGACGCAAGGAGGCGACGTATGGCTCCAGGGTCTTGGCGGGGCCATATAGGGCCTCGTACTCGTCCTCGGTCATGTTGGGTCCGTGATCGTTCCCTGCCTCCTGGTTGGTGCCGTCACCCTTGTCGGCGGGCGTGGGGGAGTCTACGGCAGGTTGATTGGCGGGATTGGCTACAGGCTCCGGTGTGGATGCCTCGGCAGCGGTGTCCTCTGCGGGCGGCGTGATCTGCTCCTGGTCGGTATTGGCAGGTGCTATATCCTGAGCGGGAGCCTGAGGAGCGTCGTGATTGGTAGCCTTGTTGGTCTTGGTTGATTTAGCGGTCATCTTGATTGTGTATTGATGGTAAGTATTAAGAGAGGGAGCGTGGAGGCAAGAGCATCTCAACTCTTAACTCTCCACACTCCACCCTGTATTAAGCGATCTGCATGCGCATCATGCAGGAGGGAGCCGAGAAGACCACCTTGTGGTGGCCCTTGATGCGCAGCCACTCTGTGGAGATGTCGTCGTCACGGTAGGTCTCCACCGTGCTGTACATGTCGTCTCCGGCGATGTTGAGCGTCTTGAGCGCCGTGATGTCAAATGGGCTCGGATCGTCGTCAGCGTAAAACAAGTAGAAATTGCTGCCCACGATGCTGACGTTGTCCACCTCTGCTCCCGCCACGCCTCCGGGATTGTAGGAGGCGATGGAGCGCATGATCTTGACCGGCGGGATGTCGTCTCCTTTTAGACCGATAAAATCCAGGAACTTGTCCTGGGTGAGTACCTTGGGAGACCCCTCACCCATCTTGTACTGGATTTGCTTGTTGGCCTCAACAAGGTCCCAGATATCGCCCGTAGTCAGGATGCGGTTGGGATAGACTCCATTGTTCCGAGCAAATTGTTTAGCCATCTTTTTCAGGATATCCGCCAAGGGCAGGTCCAGGTTGGTCCACTTGTTGGCCTCGTTGGTGTCGCCCACCTTGGTGATGCTGGGGATGATGGAGTTGGCGTAATCAAACACCTCCTTGTTGTGGCTAATCAACATGCGGCGGGCCAGTCCCCGGGTCTTGGCCTGGCGCAGGCTGTTACGGTAGACCTCCTGGTCGATGGCACCGAGCAGCTCGCGGTCGTCGATGCCGATCTTGAGGGTGTGCTCCTCCAACATGACCGGGAGGTCCTCTCCCTGGATGTCGATGGTGCGAGGTGCCTCGTACATGCCGCGCCGGGTATCGGAGACCGCAAATGCGTCCTGGCGCAGGTAGCGCTTGTAGGAGGTCAGCAAGCCGGGGGCCTTGACACCCGGAGCAAGAAAGCGTGCCGGGTCGTGGAGTTGAGTGCCGTACCAGCCGACGATGTAGTTGGTCAGCGGCAGGTTGACGGCGTAAGTTGCAGATGTGCTCATATGAGTTAATAGTGATTAGTTAACAGTTAATAGCGTATTAGGCGGTGGGCGTTGCCCAGGCGACGAGCAGGGCCTCGTGGAGGCAGCTGCCCTGTCCGCTGGTGTTGGGGGCCATGGACTGAGCCACGATGAGCTCACCGGCCGTGCCGGTGGCTGCCTTGACGGTGGCATCAGCGCACAGCACCAGATAGGTGCCGGTCTCGATCATGCCGGGAGTGTCGTTGAGACGGACCTGGACGATGCCCGGATGAGGCATCAGGATCAGGTCGCCGCCGTTGCCGTCGGCGCCGTCGCGTCCGTCGGGGTTGCTGACGACGCCGTCAGGGACGGTGGTGGCGGACGTCACCAGGGACATCGTCTGTCCGTCAGCGGAGAGCTTGGCGAATTTGCCCTCGCTCTTGTCGGTGCCGGTGGTGCCGGCCGGCCAGTCGCGGCGCACCACGGGAGTTTGCTTAATAATCATCTTGTTTAGAGTTGAGTGTTGAGAGTTGGGAGTGGAGCTATTTGCTGCGTGAGGACGTGAATTCCTCCGCAGCCCTGGTCCAGGTGCGGTTGTACTCGCCCGGAGTCAGAGCGCGGCCGTGCTTGGTGACCTCGGCGTCCACGGCCTTGCGGCAATGGGCCACCAGATCGACGTCGCTCTGCGGCACCTTGACGGCCTTGCCCTCCGGCGTGCGGTGGGTGATCACACCCGCAGGAGTGACCTTGGGGTCCATGCGCTGCTGGTTGCCCTTGTTATGCAGCTGTCGCGGCAGGGGTGCCCTGTTGTGGGCAACGGAGCCTCCGTTGGACTCATCGACCTGCTGCTTGAGCAAATCAAAATCCGTCTTGAGATCCGTCACGGCCTTGAGGATGTCGTCCCCGGTCGCGGTCTCGGACAGGTTGAGTGCCTTGGCGATCTCGTTACAGATCCCCAGCCAGCCCTCGTCGTCCGAGTTGCAGTTGGTTTCGTCTTTGTTTTGGTCGTCGTTGTTGGTATTGGTTTCGTCTTCCTTTTTCTTTTCCTCCTCCGTGGTAGCGGGCGAAGGATTGTCATTGTTGGTGTTGGTTTCTTGCTTCTTCTTTTCCTCATCTCCGGCGGCATCGTCGGAGTGCAGGACCCGTTGCTGTGTTGCTTTCTTGCTCATGGTTGTGGTTTGGGAGATGGTGGCACTGCGGCTGTGGACGACCACATCGCCTGCAGCGGATTGGCGGATGATGCCCGGCTGGGCCTCGTGGTCCGGGTTGTTGGTGACGGCCAGACCGGACAGGCGCGTCGGGCTGTAGCCGTTGTCGTAGACGCGCTTATAGTCGGCCAGCTTGTACTCGGTGCTAAATGCCCAGTACTTGCCTTGGTTGAGGTCATGGTGGGTGTCCTTGACCCAGGCGATGTAGGCAGCCTGGTAGAGGCTGCCGTCGACCCGGCCGTAGTCCAGCGCCTTGCACCAGCCCAGGGCCGGGTTATCGCCGGTGGTGCGCAGATGCAGGTGGTCGTTGTTGACCTGGATGCCGTTGCCGCCGTTGATGGCAGGATCGTAGGACTCGCAGATGGCCTGCAGTGCTGCCTCGTCGATGACCTCGTCCACGTCCCAGCGCTTGCCTGGGGCGATGGAGGTGTCGGGCACCGGGATGGTGTAGGTGCCGGCCGGCTCAATCAGGTACCAGCCTGATTGCGGGACCTGGCCGACGGGGTACGGAGCGCAGGCAGCCGGGTCAAAATCCGGGATGCCGCGGGCGATGTATCTGTCTCGGTAGTTGCTCATGCGTTGGATTGGGCTGAATTTGCGCCGTGCAGGGGTCGTGCAGGGGTGGATAATGTGAGAGACGGGTCAATGGCCGCCGCGCGGCGTCTCCCCTCGTTGCGGGCCTCCTGGAGGCGTCGGGCAATCTGGAGTGCGGTGGAGACGATCTCCTCCTCTCCGGGGACCTGCAGCATCAGGGCCAGCTGGGCCTGCTCCGCCGGGGAGAGGGGCAGCATCTCCAGCGTGACCCGCTCCAGGCGTTTGTCGATGTCTTGCAGGCGGTGGGCGACCACCTCCTCCAGACGGAGGCGGGCTGGCTCCCAGAGTGTGGTGCTGCGGTGCAGAGCCAGGGTAGTGAGGGCGTCTCGGCGGCGGGAGTTAAGCGTGTAGGGCGTCTCCTGGGGGGCGGGCTGCAGGGGCATCTTGACGACACCCTCCATGGCCTGCTGCTGGGGCACGTAGCCGGCGGCCTTGATGGCGTAGAGCTGGGAGGAGGAGACCCCGGCGGTCACCTGCCAGCCGGTGCGCTCGCTGACCTCGGCGTCGTCGATGTCGTAGCCGGCGGCACGCAGGGCGGCGGCGTTGGCAATCTCCTTGTCCGGCGTGGTCTTGTCCACGCAGGAGAGCGTAAAATTCACCAGGTGCGGCTGGCCGGGGTGGTACTCATCCAGCACCCGGTTGACCAGCTGGACTGTCAGTACAGAGGCGATGGAGGATGCCTCGCCGCCGGCCCAGTCGGCAAATCCGTCGGCCTGTGCTCCCCCGGCCAAGGTACCGGAGCCCGACTCGGTCATGACCGTGAGCTTGCCGGCCGTGGTCAGCATGGCGATCTCCTCGGTGGCCACCTTGTAACGGCGGTCAAACAAGTCGACGCTCGTCTGGGATATCGGGATGGACTTGATATCGGAGTCGTGGTCGATGACGCCGGTGGCCGCCGAGTAGCACATGGCCGACATCTTGATGTACTCCTGACGCAGCTCCTCGGAGCAGTCAGGAGGAAGCACAAAAAATGCCGGCGGCGTACCCAGCCTCTCCAAGAACACGTCCCATTGGGCCAGCGTCGTGCTACGGTTAAGCACCAGCATCTGGGCGGGCATGTCGATGGGCCGGGGATGCAGGCGCAGGATGAGGTCGTCCAGCGGGACCGGCAAGGCCTCTCCCCGGTAGCGGCCAAACTGGGCGTTGGGATTGTACCCCCAGGGACCCCGGTAGCCGTCCCGGCACATCAGCCAGTTGTCAATGGGCAACAGATGCAGGCCATCGCTGTCGGCGTAGGGCTGCAAGAATTTGTAGTGCCGGCGGGACGCCTGGGACAGGGAGGTGATGGCCTCGTCCATGTTAACGATGGCGTTGCACAGGTCGGTAATGGTGCGCTGCTGGCTCTCGGCCAGCAGGCTGTCGCGGTCGTCCAGGTCCGGCTTGACCGTGATAGACCAGTCGTACTTGCTCAGAGCGTCGTCCCGCTTGGTAATACAGGTCATCAGCATGGCGTCGTAGCGCTCCATCTGTTCCCAGATCCACTGCTGCTCGGCATAGGCGCCCAGCTGGCAGTCCTGCAGGCAGCGCCGTATGGTATCCACGCTCAGGTAGTCCAGCGGGCACACGCGCTCAATCTGGCGGCGGCGTACCTTGTCCAGCTCGGCCAGGGCGAGTGCGGCAAACATGGCCGGCTTGCTGTCCTGGGATGCCTTGTCCGGCGCGGTAAGCGCCCGCTGCACGCCCTCTGCATGGGGCCTGCGGTGGAGGATGTAGTTGTAGAGTCGTCTGATCATACTATGCTGCCAGGAGTTGATGTAGGATGGGACGGCCGCCAAAGAGCGAGCCGTGGGAGCGGCCGCCAAACAGGCCCGCTCCCGTGATGATGCGGCCGGTGCCTGGGGCCGGGAGATGGTGCTGCACGTGGCCGTCGGCGGCGCGCAGGGCCAGAGCCAGGGCCGTGCACCGGTCGGAGTGTCCCTCCCTGGTGTGCGGGGCCTCGTAGCTGTAGTCCGTACCTCTAAATATCTGCTGCATGGCGTGCAGGTCCTCGCGCACCTCCACGTCGATGGGGATGCGGACGCGGGTCGGAGCCTCAAAGGCCTGGCGGAGGCGCGGGAAGATGAGGCGCTTAAACGCAGGCGTAAACGTGCAGAGCTCGATCCTGCCATACTCATGGCCCTCCGGATGCCAGCGCTTAAACTCCTTGACCAGGACATCGCCCATGCCGATGCCCACACCCGTGTAGTCGTAGCAGACGCGTCTGGCCGCCTTGATGCGGTGGCGCAGTACCTCCATCTGGTCGGGCACGGACATGTTGCGCAGCACCAGTACCTCGCGGGTGACGAGCACGTCCCCCACCCGCTCCAATGTCCAGCAGACCGTCGGGTCGTTGGTGCGTCCAAAGTCGATGCCCAGGCGCAGGTCCAGCTTGTTGCCCAGGTAGATGGCCGGGTCGCAGGACACCGTGGCACTTGCCGACTCAGCCGTGGCGATCAGGTCGTAGGGCAGCAGCACGTTGCTGCTGTCCAGGAATTCGCACATGTACTCTTGAGCCCAACCAATGGGGTCGTCCAAGGATTCGCGGAGCTCGTCGATGTCGATCGGGAGGCCATCCTCCACTGCCTTGGCGATGGTCACCACATGGCAGGACCAGTGCTGCTTGCGGCCCTCCCTGGGGTTAAGCAGGTTGTCGTTGATGATCTTGTACGTCCTGGCGCCACGACCCGTCTTGCCGTTGGGGGTAGTAATGAGGCGGACCTTTTTCTCACCGCCCCGGAGGGGATTGGTGATGGATGGGAGCACTGCACGCCACGTCGCATCGGGGTCCTCGAAAAATGCGAATTCCGTCAGCACCAGGTTGGCGCTAAAGCCTCGCACGGTATCCGGCCGGCCGGGGACAGCCAGGATGCGGCTGCCGTTGTCAAACGTGATGGAGCCGGACTTGAGCAGGGTGTTGGGGCCGTCCTGGCGCTCAATCTCCTCGGCAGCCAGTGCGACGCTAAATGCCTCCGCCCACTCCTTGCACTTGGACAGCGACTCCATCGCCTGGCGCTCGGAGGGGGCTGCGATCATCCAGGTGGTCTTGGGCCTGATCATCGCATCCCTCACCGCCTCGGCGGCCGTGCTAAAATCCTTACCGGACTGACGGGACCAGATGCCGGCCTTAAACCGGCTCTCGTCCGCCACCCACTGCGCCTGGTAAGGCAGCAGCAGATCCAGTGGCGTTGTGATCAGGGAGGAGGACATGATGGAGGGTTGAGAGTGGAGAGATGAGAGTTGATTTGGTGTTAACTATTAACTGTTACCTATTAACCGGATGCGTTAGCATCCAAAGATATTGCGCAGCTTGCGGTCGCGCTCCTCTGGAGTGAGGGTGGACTGGGTGACCTGTTTGGCGGCGTCGGCCTGGGCAGCCT
The genomic region above belongs to Akkermansia massiliensis and contains:
- a CDS encoding phage portal protein family protein codes for the protein MIRRLYNYILHRRPHAEGVQRALTAPDKASQDSKPAMFAALALAELDKVRRRQIERVCPLDYLSVDTIRRCLQDCQLGAYAEQQWIWEQMERYDAMLMTCITKRDDALSKYDWSITVKPDLDDRDSLLAESQQRTITDLCNAIVNMDEAITSLSQASRRHYKFLQPYADSDGLHLLPIDNWLMCRDGYRGPWGYNPNAQFGRYRGEALPVPLDDLILRLHPRPIDMPAQMLVLNRSTTLAQWDVFLERLGTPPAFFVLPPDCSEELRQEYIKMSAMCYSAATGVIDHDSDIKSIPISQTSVDLFDRRYKVATEEIAMLTTAGKLTVMTESGSGTLAGGAQADGFADWAGGEASSIASVLTVQLVNRVLDEYHPGQPHLVNFTLSCVDKTTPDKEIANAAALRAAGYDIDDAEVSERTGWQVTAGVSSSQLYAIKAAGYVPQQQAMEGVVKMPLQPAPQETPYTLNSRRRDALTTLALHRSTTLWEPARLRLEEVVAHRLQDIDKRLERVTLEMLPLSPAEQAQLALMLQVPGEEEIVSTALQIARRLQEARNEGRRRAAAIDPSLTLSTPARPLHGANSAQSNA
- a CDS encoding terminase large subunit domain-containing protein, whose protein sequence is MSSSLITTPLDLLLPYQAQWVADESRFKAGIWSRQSGKDFSTAAEAVRDAMIRPKTTWMIAAPSERQAMESLSKCKEWAEAFSVALAAEEIERQDGPNTLLKSGSITFDNGSRILAVPGRPDTVRGFSANLVLTEFAFFEDPDATWRAVLPSITNPLRGGEKKVRLITTPNGKTGRGARTYKIINDNLLNPREGRKQHWSCHVVTIAKAVEDGLPIDIDELRESLDDPIGWAQEYMCEFLDSSNVLLPYDLIATAESASATVSCDPAIYLGNKLDLRLGIDFGRTNDPTVCWTLERVGDVLVTREVLVLRNMSVPDQMEVLRHRIKAARRVCYDYTGVGIGMGDVLVKEFKRWHPEGHEYGRIELCTFTPAFKRLIFPRLRQAFEAPTRVRIPIDVEVREDLHAMQQIFRGTDYSYEAPHTREGHSDRCTALALALRAADGHVQHHLPAPGTGRIITGAGLFGGRSHGSLFGGRPILHQLLAA
- a CDS encoding phage protein Gp36 family protein → MSSWITLTADMLTEAIDRAELEAITAADTDGTVIPGIIQDVTAAVREAIAANAANVMDLQSDTTIPRTLKPEALDMIAWRLLKRFAVMVSEDRDKANTAARERLEAVRAGTHRVIGPDGRMPVPPGKRPYVQGPRPAYGSGAPGLFPSPGRGVNR